The Camelus ferus isolate YT-003-E chromosome 13, BCGSAC_Cfer_1.0, whole genome shotgun sequence genome segment AAACATATTGTGCCCTTGTTTTGCTTAGACTCTGCAGAGGAGACAGTAAATAAGTCAAGTGCATACTATGTTAGGTAATGATAAATGCTAAGGAGAAAGATAATGTGGGGAACGGGTGTCTGATCCCTGTCACATTTGCTAACTCTTAGAGGGGAAATCCTAACAGTTAGCTTAGTGatttcatgcttttaaaattctaggAGCTTTAGTTTATCCTGTAATTTTTAGTTCTGTCTTGAAAGTACACAAAACAACTCAACATTCCCCTTAGAAGGGATTGAGAATGATATAGTCGTTTTGATGgatgaaaataaaaccagttcTGTTTCCTCAATGCTGAGATACCATACGGGTCAATTTTTAAAGGGAGTCAAATAGCCATTCTACCaatataggaaatattttaggctgaGAGGTTTAGCAACTCCACCTTCTGCCAAAGTAACATTGGCATAAATAGATTATTTGCATTTGTTCATTTGagagtttggtttaaaaaataaaagtgaatgttTGTGAAAATGTATTGCTGTTCTTTAGAGTTCTGTTAATGGTGATGAGGGTGGCAGAGCAGGGCTAATTCATAAAGCATGGTTTGCTCCAGAATATGTATGAAGCCTTGAAATCAGGCGTCTTTATGAACCCTACAGAGGCAAGGATTTTAAGTAAGCATTTAATATGCTTTGAAAAAATCTGACAGTGAGAAATCCCACTTAAATTGATACAGCCAAAAATTTAAGTCCCTGCTTCCTTAGTTTCCCATGAGATTGATCTGATAGGTAGTGACCTTGTTTGCTtattaagcttttctttttccaatacaGATAACGATGAAGATGGTGCCAAAAATGCTTTCTCCTTTGGTTAAAGACTGGGCTCCCAAAGcatttataatttcctttaagTTGGAGACTGATCCCTCCATCGTAATTGACCGTGCACGGAATGCTTTGGAAATTTATCGACATCAAGTGGTGGTGGCTAACATCCTTGAGTCACGACGGTCCTTTGTGGTTATTATAACCaaagactcagaaaccaagtTATTGCTATCAGAGGAAGAGGTAGAAAAAGGCATAGAGATAGAAGAGAAGATAGTGGATGATCTTCAGTCTCGACATACAGCTTTTATACATGACAAAAACTGAAGTAAAAAGCCTTATTTATAGGATCAAAAATTATTCAGTGGACCAGAGCTCTTACAGATGATGAGAACTAGAATAAATCCTTTGCTTTCATAAAGACCAAGAAAATGAAGGGGGAAAGCAGTGAGTGGTATACGGGCAAATGGCTTAGTATTTGCCTTTTAAAGATCATTTCATactcataaaaaatgaaaacaaag includes the following:
- the PPCS gene encoding phosphopantothenate--cysteine ligase isoform X2, giving the protein MFYLAAAVSDFYVPVSEMPEHKIQSSGGPLQITMKMVPKMLSPLVKDWAPKAFIISFKLETDPSIVIDRARNALEIYRHQVVVANILESRRSFVVIITKDSETKLLLSEEEVEKGIEIEEKIVDDLQSRHTAFIHDKN
- the PPCS gene encoding phosphopantothenate--cysteine ligase isoform X3, translating into MKMVPKMLSPLVKDWAPKAFIISFKLETDPSIVIDRARNALEIYRHQVVVANILESRRSFVVIITKDSETKLLLSEEEVEKGIEIEEKIVDDLQSRHTAFIHDKN